The following are from one region of the Salvia hispanica cultivar TCC Black 2014 chromosome 1, UniMelb_Shisp_WGS_1.0, whole genome shotgun sequence genome:
- the LOC125188525 gene encoding uncharacterized protein LOC125188525: MASFQVEIVPFFQNNLNNLDLGDLWVHQPQWQSAATASDATLQCDTSNSSNNNDDNNNNNNSESTDECTNKHCRDKWARAREIVFPAESDTSAGASPARPGNPNAGGVSSLVQKWRGFERGAPPPPPLPPSAPVAMDDDSVIGDWESDRTVASGRSSIRGRMSDVTENDRLRVSDIIRRLTPNEACCASPPRTRPSLDQADPRPTASPALRIRGRQAYLDFLARRERDQRREIDAVHARKSVSKFPHRVRIPIEPKIPKPRVNQKGQSTTTVHFEKEAKDKTTNDEARKQDKRCNNNGKSCLRAQQDIIHYEETTYIKQETRVNTGEETSKSEEINKQDDDNDNNNNDGGDGGGDCSSQLQMVETEAYWVADFAHPEGGWEESQMGEEINTDWIEQVSRPRSDWECLRQERYQEMLDPFAENEEIRSLLCRKSVSNFLTSELKDKIDQLMICRSQGDQRQNNKVFKEGGGGVHQAAKYFVEYDKEGERQQFGECQEYVDASAATPHADHNEKDESEKLKCEEPNECSYQAASPSTPYAENEMNESEKHKCEEPSECSFQAASPSPPHSSTNYCSLDLTGRTSTFTAHSTFEMEIIYDLRRHMEQLHQEISELRKSMKCCTDMQIKMHRSIKKEVAAAVAHPADAKNGRRHSVKRGASNGRRCCLCCKVQVDCVLYRCGHMCTCFDCANQLHWSGRGCPVCSAQILDVVRTQSNF, encoded by the exons ATGGCCTCTTTCCAAGTTGAGATTGTCCCATTCTTCCAAAACAATCTTAACAACTTGGACCTAGGCGATCTTTGGGTTCACCAACCACAATGGCAAAGCGCCGCTACCGCGTCCGATGCCACACTCCAGTGTGACACCAGCAACAGCAGCAACAATAACGAcgacaacaacaataataataatagtgagaGCACGGACGAGTGCACAAACAAACACTGCAGGGACAAATGGGCTCGGGCGCGGGAAATCGTATTTCCCGCAGAATCCGACACCAGTGCCGGTGCGAGCCCCGCTCGTCCGGGAAACCCGAACGCGGGGGGCGTGTCGTCCCTGGTCCAGAAGTGGAGGGGGTTCGAGCGGGGTGCGCCACCCCCGCCTCCCCTCCCTCCAAGTGCCCCAGTCGCGATGGACGACGACTCCGTCATCGGCGACTGGGAGTCCGATCGGACCGTTGCAAGCGGCAGGTCGTCCATCCGCGGCCGGATGTCAGACGTCACGGAGAACGACAGGCTGAGGGTGTCCGACATCATCAGGAGGCTGACACCCAACGAAGCCTGCTGCGCCTCTCCTCCCCGGACCCGGCCGTCACTCGATCAGGCCGACCCTAGGCCTACGGCCTCGCCGGCGCTGCGCATCCGGGGCCGGCAAGCCTACCTCGACTTCCTCGCACGGAGGGAGAGGGATCAGCGCAGGGAGATCGACGCGGTCCATGCTCGTAAATCCGTCTCCAAATTCCCTCATCGCGTCC GCATTCCCATTGAGCCAAAAATACCTAA GCCAAGAGTGAACCAAAAGGGCCAAAGCACTACAACAGTGCATTTCGAGAAAGAGGCAAAAGACAAGACAACAAACGATGAAGCAAGAAAACAAGACAAAAGGTGTAATAACAACGGGAAGAGTTGTCTGAGAGCACAACAAGACATCATCCACTACGAAGAAACCACATACATCAAGCAAGAAACTAGGGTTAACACAGGTGAAGAAACATCCAAATCCGAAGAAATCAATAAGCAAGACGACGACAACGACAACAACAATAATGATGGTggtgatggtggtggtgattgCAGTAGCCAGCTGCAGATGGTGGAGACTGAGGCCTACTGGGTGGCCGATTTCGCCCATCCCGAAGGGGGATGGGAGGAATCCCAGATGGGAGAAGAGATCAACACGGATTGGATCGAACAAGTGTCGCGGCCGCGCAGCGACTGGGAGTGTCTAAGGCAGGAGAGGTATCAAGAGATGCTTGATCCGTTTGCAGAGAATGAAGAGATTCGTTCACTCCTATGCAG GAAGAGTGTGTCAAATTTCCTAACGAGTGAGCTGAAGGACAAGATAGATCAACTTATGATATGTCGCAGTCAGGGAGATCAAAGACAAAACAATAAAGTGTTTAaggaaggaggaggaggagttcATCAAGCGgcaaaatattttgttgaatatGATAAAGAAGGTGAGAGGCAACAGTTTGGTGAATGTCAAGAATATGTGGATGCTTCCGCAGCCACACCTCATGCTGATCATAATGAGAAAGATGAGAGTGAGAAGCTGAAGTGTGAAGAGCCAAACGAGTGCTCTTATCAAGCTGCATCTCCCTCCACACCATATGCTGAGAATGAGATGAATGAGAGTGAGAAGCACAAGTGTGAAGAGCCGAGTGAGTGCTCTTTTCAAGCTGCCTCTCCCTCCCCACCGCATTCTTCCACGAACTATTGCTCTCTGGACCTCACCGGTCGGACCTCCACCTTCACTGCTCATTCTACATTT GAAATGGAGATCATATATGACCTGAGAAGGCACATGGAGCAGCTGCACCAAGAGATATCCGAGCTGCGAAAATCGATGAAATGTTGCACCGATATGCAGATCAAAATGCACCGCTCCATCAAGAAGGAAGTTGCGGCCGCTGTCGCTCATCCCG CAGATGCAAAGAACGGACGACGCCATTCAGTGAAACGAGGCGCCAGCAACGGGAGAAGATGCTGCCTCTGCTGCAAAGTGCAAGTCGACTGCGTGCTGTACCGGTGCGGACACATGTGCACCTGCTTCGACTGCGCGAACCAGCTCCACTGGAGCGGCCGCGGATGCCCCGTGTGCAGTGCTCAGATACTCGACGTCGTCCGCACGCAGTCCAATTTTTGA
- the LOC125201282 gene encoding LRR receptor-like serine/threonine-protein kinase GSO1 isoform X2: MIPLLLLLLVLNLNFGSSQNTNDFHVLLEAKKSILHDPFNVLQNWSIHNPDFCAWRGVTCSGAGVVAIDLANCSLEGSIPAAFGGLRNLLHLNLSSNSFSGPIPTALSNLSALESLLLFSNRLSGFIPPQLGLLSNLRVLRIGDNELSGEIPPELGELRSLVSLGLASCSLTGPIPREIGRLLNLETLVLQENELEGGIPKEVGNCSGLVIFTAALNRLNGTIPAELGGLRNLELLNLGNNSLTSEIPVTIGEIPNLEYLNLLGNRLEGSIPKSLAKLMNLKTLDLSGNMLTGEIPAEIGSMFQLVSLVLSGNNLTGKIPAEICSNATSLQHLMLAQNQLSGGIPPELKECGSLMQLDLSNNTLSGGIPPEIYEMTELTDVMLNNNTLSGGISASIGNLTNLQTLALYQNNLHGDLPKEIGMLSRLEILYLYDNQFSGEIPVEIGNCTSLQMLDFFGNRFTGTIPITIGRLKRLNFLHLRQNDLSGDIPAALGNCRELTILDLADNRLSGAIPATFGRLLALQQFMLYNNSLHGALPENLAALSNLTRINLSHNNLSGSIAPLCNSPHYLSFDLTSNAFDHEIPHQIGDSPALERLRLGSNRFTGEIPVTIGRLQSLSLLDLSSNLLTGEIPLQISLCKSLTHLDLDHNRLSGEIPFWIGRIPLLGELKLAANELSGSLPRGLFNCSNLLILSLSNNSINGTLPPEISQLKSLNVLDLDRNRLSGPIPPAIGQLDKLYQLHLSRNAFTGSIPVEIGQLQNLQSGLDISYNNLTGTIPSSIGSLDKLESLDLSHNALAGELPPQVGQMSSLGRLDLSFNRLNGTLDKHYARWPASAFVGNLNLCGGPLRNCGDATGSSSPRLSKASVVIISAMAATAAVVSLLLGAALFFKRRREAYALASEADSSSSSQQRRPLFENGAGRCDFRWMDLMEATNNLSDEFVIGCGGSGTIYRAELFTGETVAIKRIARKDDLMLDRSFAREIKTLGRIRHRHLVRLLGHCSNPRAGSNLLIYEYMENGSLWDWLYDAEKDDKKKRILDWDARLRIAVGLAQGMEYLHHDCVPKILHRDVKSSNVLLDADMEAHLEYAYSMKATEKSDVYSMGIVLVELVTGRMPTDERFGVEMDVVRWVETGMESGGGEELVDPRMKPLLPDELSAMLQVLEIAMRCTKTAPSERPTSRQACDQLVRVLNDAVVPSGKISPDAHVYV; the protein is encoded by the exons ATGAtacctcttcttcttcttctcctcgtGTTGAATCTCAATTTTGGATCATCTCAAAACACCAAtgattttcatgttttattagaagcaaaaaaatcaatcctCCATGACCCTTTCAATGTGCTCCAAAATTGGTCCATTCACAACCCGGATTTCTGTGCATGGAGAGGCGTTACTTGCTCCGGCGCCGGCGTGGTGGCGATTGATCTCGCGAATTGCTCTCTGGAAGGCTCAATTCCGGCGGCGTTTGGTGGTTTGCGAAACCTGCTCCATCTTAATTTATCGTCGAATAGCTTCTCTGGCCCCATTCCAACTGCTCTCTCTAACTTATCTGCTTTGGAGTCTCTGCTCCTCTTCTCCAACCGCCTCTCCGGCTTCATTCCGCCGCAGCTCGGATTGCTTTCCAATCTCCGTGTCCTGAGAATCGGTGATAATGAGCTCAGCGGCGAGATTCCGCCGGAGCTCGGGGAGCTTCGGAGTTTGGTTTCGCTCGGATTGGCTTCGTGCAGCCTCACTGGTCCAATTCCGCGGGAGATTGGAAGGCTTTTGAATTTGGAAACCCTGGTTTTGCAGGAGAATGAGCTGGAGGGAGGTATACCGAAGGAGGTCGGAAATTGCTCTGGTTTGGTGATTTTCACGGCGGCGCTGAACCGGTTGAACGGAACGATTCCGGCGGAGCTCGGCGGTCTTCGGAATCTGGAGCTGTTGAATTTGGGTAATAATTCGCTGACCAGTGAAATTCCGGTGACGATCGGAGAAATCCCCAATTTGGAGTACCTGAATCTGCTTGGGAATAGGCTTGAAGGAAGCATTCCTAAATCCCTAGCGAAGCTGATGAATCTCAAGACGTTGGATTTGTCTGGCAACATGCTCACCGGAGAAATTCCGGCGGAGATTGGAAGCATGTTTCAGCTTGTATCTCTGGTGCTATCCGGCAACAATTTGACTGGAAAAATTCCGGCGGAGATATGCTCTAACGCTACCAGTTTGCAGCATTTAATGCTGGCGCAGAATCAGCTCAGCGGCGGAATTCCGCCGGAATTGAAGGAGTGTGGGTCGCTGATGCAGCTTGATTTGTCGAATAATACTCTCAGCGGCGGAATTCCACCGGAGATATACGAGATGACGGAGCTCACCGATGTAATGCTCAACAACAACACTCTCTCCGGCGGAATTTCTGCATCCATCGGCAACCTCACGAATCTGCAGACGCTCGCGCTCTACCAGAACAATCTCCACGGTGATCTCCCTAAGGAAATCGGGATGCTCAGCCGCCTCGAGATTTTGTATCTCTATGATAATCAATTCTCAGGCGAGATTCCGGTGGAGATCGGAAACTGCACCAGCCTCCAAATGCTCGATTTCTTCGGGAACAGATTCACAGGCACAATCCCGATCACAATCGGAAGGCTGAAGCGGCTCAATTTCCTCCACCTCCGCCAGAACGATCTCTCCGGCGACATCCCCGCCGCGCTGGGGAACTGCCGCGAGCTGACGATCCTCGATTTAGCAGACAACCGTCTCTCCGGCGCAATTCCGGCCACATTCGGCCGCCTCCTCGCGCTGCAGCAGTTCATGCTCTACAACAATTCCCTCCACGGAGCCCTACCGGAAAATCTCGCCGCTCTTTCCAACCTAACAAGGATCAATCTCTCCCACAACAATCTCTCCGGCAGCATCGCTCCTCTCTGCAATTCGCCTCATTATCTCTCCTTCGATCTCACCAGCAACGCCTTCGATCACGAAATTCCGCACCAAATTGGGGATTCACCAGCTCTGGAAAGGCTCAGGCTCGGCAGCAATCGATTCACAGGAGAAATTCCAGTAACAATCGGTCGATTACAAAGCTTATCTCTGTTAGATCTCTCAAGCAATCTGCTAACTGGGGAAATACCACTTCAGATTTCACTATGCAAGAGCCTCACTCATCTTGATCTCGATCATAACCGTTTATCCGGCGAAATTCCGTTCTGGATCGGCCGGATTCCGCTGCTAGGCGAGCTCAAGCTCGCCGCCAACGAGCTCTCCGGCAGCCTCCCCCGAGGCCTATTCAACTGCTCCAATTTGCTAATTCTATCACTCAGCAACAATTCCATCAATGGCACATTGCCTCCTGAAATCAGCCAGCTCAAGTCTCTCAACGTGCTCGATCTTGACCGCAATCGCCTCTCCGGCCCCATCCCTCCGGCCATCGGGCAGCTCGACAAGCTATACCAGCTCCACCTCTCGCGTAACGCCTTCACCGGATCGATCCCCGTTGAAATCGGGCAGTTACAGAACTTGCAGAGTGGCCTCGACATCAGCTACAACAACCTCACCGGTACAATCCCATCGTCGATTGGATCGCTGGATAAGCTCGAATCGCTCGACCTTTCTCACAACGCGCTAGCTGGAGAACTCCCTCCGCAAGTAGGCCAAATGAGCAGCTTAGGGAGATTGGATCTCTCGTTCAACCGGCTTAACGGGACGTTAGACAAGCATTACGCGCGCTGGCCGGCCTCTGCCTTCGTTGGGAACTTAAATCTCTGTGGTGGCCCTCTTCGAAACTGTGGTGATGCAACAGGATCGTCTTCGCCCCGGTTGAGTAAAGCGTCTGTAGTGATAATCTCGGCAATGGCAGCCACAGCGGCCGTGGTTTCGTTGCTTTTGGGGGCTGCTCTGTTTTTCAAGCGTAGGAGAGAAGCTTATGCGTTGGCTAGCGAAGCCGACTCGTCTAGCTCTTCGCAGCAGAGGCGGCCGTTGTTCGAGAATGGAGCCGGGAGGTGTGATTTCCGATGGATGGATCTCATGGAAGCTACAAACAATCTGAGTGATGAGTTTGTGATCGGGTGTGGGGGGTCGGGAACCATCTACCGAGCCGAGCTGTTCACGGGAGAGACGGTCGCGATCAAGAGAATCGCTAGGAAGGATGATCTGATGTTGGATAGAAGCTTTGCTAGGGAGATCAAGACTCTAGGGAGGATAAGGCACCGACATCTAGTGAGGCTGTTGGGGCACTGCAGTAACCCGAGGGCCGGGTCGAACTTGCTCATCTACGAGTACATGGAGAATGGGAGCTTATGGGATTGGCTGTACGACGCTGAGAAAGACGACAAGAAGAAGCGGATACTCGACTGGGACGCGAGGCTAAGGATTGCCGTGGGGTTGGCTCAGGGGATGGAGTATCTCCATCACGACTGCGTGCCTAAGATCCTCCACCGGGATGTGAAGTCGAGCAATGTGTTGCTTGATGCCGACATGGAGGCTCACTTGG AGTATGCTTACTCGATGAAGGCGACGGAGAAGAGCGACGTGTACAGCATGGGCATCGTGCTCGTGGAGCTTGTGACGGGGAGGATGCCGACGGACGAGAGGTTTGGGGTGGAGATGGACGTGGTGCGGTGGGTGGAGACGGGGATGGAGAGTGGCGGGGGCGAGGAGCTCGTGGATCCGAGGATGAAACCGCTCTTGCCGGATGAGTTGAGTGCCATGCTGCAAGTGCTGGAGATAGCGATGCGATGCACGAAAACCGCGCCTTCGGAGAGGCCGACGTCGCGGCAAGCGTGTGATCAGTTGGTGCGTGTGTTGAATGATGCAGTGGTTCCATCTGGGAAGATAAGTCCAGATGCACATGTGTATGTATAG
- the LOC125201282 gene encoding LRR receptor-like serine/threonine-protein kinase GSO1 isoform X1: MIPLLLLLLVLNLNFGSSQNTNDFHVLLEAKKSILHDPFNVLQNWSIHNPDFCAWRGVTCSGAGVVAIDLANCSLEGSIPAAFGGLRNLLHLNLSSNSFSGPIPTALSNLSALESLLLFSNRLSGFIPPQLGLLSNLRVLRIGDNELSGEIPPELGELRSLVSLGLASCSLTGPIPREIGRLLNLETLVLQENELEGGIPKEVGNCSGLVIFTAALNRLNGTIPAELGGLRNLELLNLGNNSLTSEIPVTIGEIPNLEYLNLLGNRLEGSIPKSLAKLMNLKTLDLSGNMLTGEIPAEIGSMFQLVSLVLSGNNLTGKIPAEICSNATSLQHLMLAQNQLSGGIPPELKECGSLMQLDLSNNTLSGGIPPEIYEMTELTDVMLNNNTLSGGISASIGNLTNLQTLALYQNNLHGDLPKEIGMLSRLEILYLYDNQFSGEIPVEIGNCTSLQMLDFFGNRFTGTIPITIGRLKRLNFLHLRQNDLSGDIPAALGNCRELTILDLADNRLSGAIPATFGRLLALQQFMLYNNSLHGALPENLAALSNLTRINLSHNNLSGSIAPLCNSPHYLSFDLTSNAFDHEIPHQIGDSPALERLRLGSNRFTGEIPVTIGRLQSLSLLDLSSNLLTGEIPLQISLCKSLTHLDLDHNRLSGEIPFWIGRIPLLGELKLAANELSGSLPRGLFNCSNLLILSLSNNSINGTLPPEISQLKSLNVLDLDRNRLSGPIPPAIGQLDKLYQLHLSRNAFTGSIPVEIGQLQNLQSGLDISYNNLTGTIPSSIGSLDKLESLDLSHNALAGELPPQVGQMSSLGRLDLSFNRLNGTLDKHYARWPASAFVGNLNLCGGPLRNCGDATGSSSPRLSKASVVIISAMAATAAVVSLLLGAALFFKRRREAYALASEADSSSSSQQRRPLFENGAGRCDFRWMDLMEATNNLSDEFVIGCGGSGTIYRAELFTGETVAIKRIARKDDLMLDRSFAREIKTLGRIRHRHLVRLLGHCSNPRAGSNLLIYEYMENGSLWDWLYDAEKDDKKKRILDWDARLRIAVGLAQGMEYLHHDCVPKILHRDVKSSNVLLDADMEAHLGDFGLAKAISDNFDSVNTESNSMFAGSYGYIAPEYAYSMKATEKSDVYSMGIVLVELVTGRMPTDERFGVEMDVVRWVETGMESGGGEELVDPRMKPLLPDELSAMLQVLEIAMRCTKTAPSERPTSRQACDQLVRVLNDAVVPSGKISPDAHVYV; the protein is encoded by the exons ATGAtacctcttcttcttcttctcctcgtGTTGAATCTCAATTTTGGATCATCTCAAAACACCAAtgattttcatgttttattagaagcaaaaaaatcaatcctCCATGACCCTTTCAATGTGCTCCAAAATTGGTCCATTCACAACCCGGATTTCTGTGCATGGAGAGGCGTTACTTGCTCCGGCGCCGGCGTGGTGGCGATTGATCTCGCGAATTGCTCTCTGGAAGGCTCAATTCCGGCGGCGTTTGGTGGTTTGCGAAACCTGCTCCATCTTAATTTATCGTCGAATAGCTTCTCTGGCCCCATTCCAACTGCTCTCTCTAACTTATCTGCTTTGGAGTCTCTGCTCCTCTTCTCCAACCGCCTCTCCGGCTTCATTCCGCCGCAGCTCGGATTGCTTTCCAATCTCCGTGTCCTGAGAATCGGTGATAATGAGCTCAGCGGCGAGATTCCGCCGGAGCTCGGGGAGCTTCGGAGTTTGGTTTCGCTCGGATTGGCTTCGTGCAGCCTCACTGGTCCAATTCCGCGGGAGATTGGAAGGCTTTTGAATTTGGAAACCCTGGTTTTGCAGGAGAATGAGCTGGAGGGAGGTATACCGAAGGAGGTCGGAAATTGCTCTGGTTTGGTGATTTTCACGGCGGCGCTGAACCGGTTGAACGGAACGATTCCGGCGGAGCTCGGCGGTCTTCGGAATCTGGAGCTGTTGAATTTGGGTAATAATTCGCTGACCAGTGAAATTCCGGTGACGATCGGAGAAATCCCCAATTTGGAGTACCTGAATCTGCTTGGGAATAGGCTTGAAGGAAGCATTCCTAAATCCCTAGCGAAGCTGATGAATCTCAAGACGTTGGATTTGTCTGGCAACATGCTCACCGGAGAAATTCCGGCGGAGATTGGAAGCATGTTTCAGCTTGTATCTCTGGTGCTATCCGGCAACAATTTGACTGGAAAAATTCCGGCGGAGATATGCTCTAACGCTACCAGTTTGCAGCATTTAATGCTGGCGCAGAATCAGCTCAGCGGCGGAATTCCGCCGGAATTGAAGGAGTGTGGGTCGCTGATGCAGCTTGATTTGTCGAATAATACTCTCAGCGGCGGAATTCCACCGGAGATATACGAGATGACGGAGCTCACCGATGTAATGCTCAACAACAACACTCTCTCCGGCGGAATTTCTGCATCCATCGGCAACCTCACGAATCTGCAGACGCTCGCGCTCTACCAGAACAATCTCCACGGTGATCTCCCTAAGGAAATCGGGATGCTCAGCCGCCTCGAGATTTTGTATCTCTATGATAATCAATTCTCAGGCGAGATTCCGGTGGAGATCGGAAACTGCACCAGCCTCCAAATGCTCGATTTCTTCGGGAACAGATTCACAGGCACAATCCCGATCACAATCGGAAGGCTGAAGCGGCTCAATTTCCTCCACCTCCGCCAGAACGATCTCTCCGGCGACATCCCCGCCGCGCTGGGGAACTGCCGCGAGCTGACGATCCTCGATTTAGCAGACAACCGTCTCTCCGGCGCAATTCCGGCCACATTCGGCCGCCTCCTCGCGCTGCAGCAGTTCATGCTCTACAACAATTCCCTCCACGGAGCCCTACCGGAAAATCTCGCCGCTCTTTCCAACCTAACAAGGATCAATCTCTCCCACAACAATCTCTCCGGCAGCATCGCTCCTCTCTGCAATTCGCCTCATTATCTCTCCTTCGATCTCACCAGCAACGCCTTCGATCACGAAATTCCGCACCAAATTGGGGATTCACCAGCTCTGGAAAGGCTCAGGCTCGGCAGCAATCGATTCACAGGAGAAATTCCAGTAACAATCGGTCGATTACAAAGCTTATCTCTGTTAGATCTCTCAAGCAATCTGCTAACTGGGGAAATACCACTTCAGATTTCACTATGCAAGAGCCTCACTCATCTTGATCTCGATCATAACCGTTTATCCGGCGAAATTCCGTTCTGGATCGGCCGGATTCCGCTGCTAGGCGAGCTCAAGCTCGCCGCCAACGAGCTCTCCGGCAGCCTCCCCCGAGGCCTATTCAACTGCTCCAATTTGCTAATTCTATCACTCAGCAACAATTCCATCAATGGCACATTGCCTCCTGAAATCAGCCAGCTCAAGTCTCTCAACGTGCTCGATCTTGACCGCAATCGCCTCTCCGGCCCCATCCCTCCGGCCATCGGGCAGCTCGACAAGCTATACCAGCTCCACCTCTCGCGTAACGCCTTCACCGGATCGATCCCCGTTGAAATCGGGCAGTTACAGAACTTGCAGAGTGGCCTCGACATCAGCTACAACAACCTCACCGGTACAATCCCATCGTCGATTGGATCGCTGGATAAGCTCGAATCGCTCGACCTTTCTCACAACGCGCTAGCTGGAGAACTCCCTCCGCAAGTAGGCCAAATGAGCAGCTTAGGGAGATTGGATCTCTCGTTCAACCGGCTTAACGGGACGTTAGACAAGCATTACGCGCGCTGGCCGGCCTCTGCCTTCGTTGGGAACTTAAATCTCTGTGGTGGCCCTCTTCGAAACTGTGGTGATGCAACAGGATCGTCTTCGCCCCGGTTGAGTAAAGCGTCTGTAGTGATAATCTCGGCAATGGCAGCCACAGCGGCCGTGGTTTCGTTGCTTTTGGGGGCTGCTCTGTTTTTCAAGCGTAGGAGAGAAGCTTATGCGTTGGCTAGCGAAGCCGACTCGTCTAGCTCTTCGCAGCAGAGGCGGCCGTTGTTCGAGAATGGAGCCGGGAGGTGTGATTTCCGATGGATGGATCTCATGGAAGCTACAAACAATCTGAGTGATGAGTTTGTGATCGGGTGTGGGGGGTCGGGAACCATCTACCGAGCCGAGCTGTTCACGGGAGAGACGGTCGCGATCAAGAGAATCGCTAGGAAGGATGATCTGATGTTGGATAGAAGCTTTGCTAGGGAGATCAAGACTCTAGGGAGGATAAGGCACCGACATCTAGTGAGGCTGTTGGGGCACTGCAGTAACCCGAGGGCCGGGTCGAACTTGCTCATCTACGAGTACATGGAGAATGGGAGCTTATGGGATTGGCTGTACGACGCTGAGAAAGACGACAAGAAGAAGCGGATACTCGACTGGGACGCGAGGCTAAGGATTGCCGTGGGGTTGGCTCAGGGGATGGAGTATCTCCATCACGACTGCGTGCCTAAGATCCTCCACCGGGATGTGAAGTCGAGCAATGTGTTGCTTGATGCCGACATGGAGGCTCACTTGGGTGATTTCGGACTAGCCAAGGCTATATCCGATAATTTCGACTCTGTGAACACAGAGTCGAACTCAATGTTTGCGGGTTCCTACGGCTATATTGCCCCAG AGTATGCTTACTCGATGAAGGCGACGGAGAAGAGCGACGTGTACAGCATGGGCATCGTGCTCGTGGAGCTTGTGACGGGGAGGATGCCGACGGACGAGAGGTTTGGGGTGGAGATGGACGTGGTGCGGTGGGTGGAGACGGGGATGGAGAGTGGCGGGGGCGAGGAGCTCGTGGATCCGAGGATGAAACCGCTCTTGCCGGATGAGTTGAGTGCCATGCTGCAAGTGCTGGAGATAGCGATGCGATGCACGAAAACCGCGCCTTCGGAGAGGCCGACGTCGCGGCAAGCGTGTGATCAGTTGGTGCGTGTGTTGAATGATGCAGTGGTTCCATCTGGGAAGATAAGTCCAGATGCACATGTGTATGTATAG